Within Malus domestica chromosome 04, GDT2T_hap1, the genomic segment CTcgatttcactttttttttgcgattttgtTTTGGGATTTCTTGGTTTTGATGGGATTGTGGTTTTCTGTTGTTCTAATTGCAGTAAGGGAACGAAGAGGGACTTCAGCACCGCGATCCTCGAGCGCAAGAAGGCGGCGAATCGCCTCGTTGTGGACGACGCTGTCAACGATGACAACTCCGTCGTCGCGCTCCACCCCGATACGATGGAGAAGCTCCAGCTCTTTCGTGGCGACACCATCTTGATTAAGGTTTGATTTTTCACATCAAGTTATATGATTTCGGTATTCATTATTTATGCCAAAGGAGAAATTGTGGATGGAATTTTGCTTGTAAGTGTTTTCTAGTTAGGGCTAATGTAAATCACGGTTGTGGGTGCGATTAAAGGCTGTAAATTTATCTGGGTTGATGGGTTTTCTGTATTTTATTTGGGATCTGAAAACTGATTGTGTTTTGGTGTCTGAAGTACTGGGTTTTGTGTAGCGATTTGCTGGTTTTTGATGGTTTCCCATCTACTTTTTCTACTGATTAGAACTGTAGATGTTTCTGGGGAATGATTATCCAAACCAATTTTTTAAATCTGTTATTTGTTTATTGTGTTTGTCTTTTTCCTTCCTATACCTCTATTAGAATTAGCACTTGATGATTTAATATTTATGAGGttcgtctatttgctcgaattgaaactttgcatgtgattttttggtttggttggcTTTGTATTGTCATTGGCTGTTCGGGTATTGCACTTCGGTATTAGTTTGCATGAAGGCTCCCTATATTCTTCTTTCTGCATAAGCTTGGATTTGTAAAGATACACAACAATTAATTATTCGTGTTATTTTGGTTGGTCTTTAGGGAAAGAAAAGGAAGGATACCATCTGCATTGCTCTTGCTGATGATACGTGTGAAGAACCTAAGATCAGGATGAACAAGGTTGTAAGGAGCAATCTAAGGGTTAGGCTTGGGGATGTTGTTTCTGTTCACCAATGTGCTGATGTCAAGTACGGAAAGCGTGTCCACATCCTACCTGTGGATGATACTATTGAAGGGGTCACTGGAAATCTGTTTGATGCTTACTTGAAACGTAAGTTCCTATATTAACCCTTTTTATTCTCAGCTGCAACTGGAAGCGTGTGAATATTTATTACGTACTCGTCATGATTTTAAAAAGTTTGCTTTTGGTTGGGTACTGTTAATGGTATTGTTTAGTAGTAGTATCTGGATGCCAAGATACATACATTTGCGCAAATTGAGAAATAACTGAATCATATTTTTACCTCATTGATATGTGGATGCTAGAAATATAGTGTTTCGCCTTTATATGTTTGAATCAATTGACAGTGTGGAGTTTGAAGAGGATCTTATGACTTATAATTTAACGTACCTGTGTTCAGATTTAATGACTATATGCTTAGGGGAGAGTGTTTGGTTATATATCTGTACTGTATTGGAGATTTTGTACATTGTCAGTGTTTCTTTTAGGTCTATATAATAGCTATTACTGAGAGTTGTCAGAGCCAACTGATTTTATGGAGAAGTGCTGGTTTAATTCTTTGTAGCATTCATTTTTACCATGTTTTCTGGTCTATTTTTCAGCTTATTTCCTGGAGGCCTACCGTCCAGTGAGGAAGGGTGATCTCTTCCTTGTGAGAGGAGGAATGAGGAGTGTGGAGTTTAAGGTTATTGAAACTGACCCTCCTGAGTACTGTGTGGTCGCTCCTGACACTGAAATTTTCTGTGAGGGGGAGCCTGTTAAAAGGGAGGATGAGGAGAGATTAAATGAGGTTGGCTATGATGATGTTGGTGGAGTTAGGAAACAGATGGCTCAGATTCGTGAATTAGTGGAGTTGCCACTGAGGCATCCTCAGCTTTTCAAATCGATTGGTGTGAAGCCACCGAAGGGTATTTTGCTGTATGGACCTCCAGGATCGGGTAAGACTCTAATTGCCCGAGCTGTGGCTAATGAAACTGGGGCATTCTTTTTCTGCATCAATGGACCAGAAATCATGTCAAAATTGGCTGGGGAGAGTGAAAGCAACCTCAGGAAAGCTTTTGAGGAGGCTGAGAAGAATGCACCATCAATCATCTTCATTGATGAGATTGATTCAATTGCTCCCAAGAGAGAGAAGACGCATGGAGAAGTTGAGAGGAGGATTGTTTCACAGCTCTTGACACTCATGGATGGGCTAAAATCTCGTGCCCATGTGATTGTTATGGGGGCTACAAATCGTCCAAACAGTATTGATCCAGCTCTCAGAAGGTTTGGAAGATTTGATAGGGAAATAGATATTGGTGTGCCAGATGAAATTGGGCGTCTTGAGGTTGTCCGGATTCATACGAAGAACATGAAGCTTGCCGAAGATGTAATgtcaaatataattatttttatattatatttatttgaaGTTCATATCCTTTTGTTCCATCTTTCAAAAGGTGGTTACCAATGTTTTGGTCTTTTCTTGTACAGGTTGATTTGGAGAAGATAGCGAAGGATACACATGGTTATGTTGGTGCCGATCTAGCTGCTTTGTGTACTGAGGCTGCCCTTCAATGCATCAGAGAGAAGATGGATGTAATTGACTTGGAAGATGAGGAAATAGACGCTGAGATACTCAATTCAATGGCAGTTACAAACGAGCACTTCAAGACTGCTCTAGGCACAAGCAACCCATCTGCTCTTCGTGAAACCGTAAGTATTTAGCTTTTTGTTTCAAGTGACAGAGTTTTATTTTGATAAGAGACCTTAGGCATCAAATGGAACCCATAATTTCatggtttttcttttctagGTTGTTGAAGTGCCCAATGTTAGTTGGGAAGATATTGGTGGTCTTGAGAATGTTAAGCGTGAACTTCAAGAGGTAATTGAGTTTTACTATGTTGGATTGTTCATTCAAGTTTACTCCATTTATTTGTCTCTGTTATTTACAATATCTATTCTTGTATTATCTTGTATTGCAGACTGTTCAGTATCCTGTCGAGCATCCTGAGAAGTTCGAGAAATTTGGAATGTCACCCTCCAAGGGAGTTCTTTTCTATGGCCCTCCTGGATGTGGTAAAACTCTTCTCGCCAAAGCTATTGCCAATGAGTGTCAAGCAAACTTCATCAGTGTCAAGGGACCTGAATTGCTTACCATGTGGTTTGGAGAGAGTGAGGCCAATGTGCGGGAAATTTTTGACAAGGCCCGCGGATCTGCGCCATGTGTCCTGTTCTTTGATGAACTTGATTCCATTGCTACTCAGGTTTGTGCCATTCTTTATATAAAATCACTGCTTGTTTGTTATTGACACTGGCTTCTAATTTGCAAATTGAATATGACATGTTTAATTTGGAAAAGGGAAAAATATTTGCTCAACAATGACTAAATAGGATAAAACTTCAAATTCTGTTGCAGAAACTTGAATTATTACTTGCATTTAATAGGTTGTCTGTAGTTAAGAGGAGAGAACTTGCACTTTGTGAAAGAAACTTGAACTTGTAATGCTCAGAATCTATTGACAGACTAGGCAAAGAACTTTTGATAAAAGAATGTTTGCAGTACTTTTTCTCAATGTTTTAAAGAACCCGCCTCGGGGCGCGCCTAGGGCGCCCTTGAGGCTGGGCGGTGAGGCAAACACCTCAGTTTTGCTGGAGTAGGCGAAATGCTTTGCCGGAGACGCGGAGGCGGCGGAGGCGCACCTCAAGTCATCCAGGCGCCTTGtcagacctttttttttttgaaaaccatTCAAACCCAAAACGACGCCATTTGGGTAAGGATTTTCAGTCTTCATACCATACCTTCGAATTCGATCGCCTTTGTCTGCCTCTGCCTTCTGCCTTCTGCCTGCTGCCTTCTGCCTTcttgcttcttcttctctcgTGCGCCAGAAGCCCAGAACACCGGTCCGGTCGCCACGCCGCCGCTTGGAGCAACATCGTCGCCACACCGCCGTCACCCCAGCCCCAGCGCCGTCAGCAAGATCCcaagggttagggtttttgaaaTTCTGAAATTAGGGATTTAGTTTTCTGGGGAAGGTTTTGCTGTAATAGAGGGGTTAATAGTTAGACAGAAAAGTTATTAATCTGCCTCTACATGCTGCCTCTGCGTGCTGCCTTGTTTAGGCTATAAATTTATTAATCTGCCTCTGCATTTTCTGGGGAAGGTTTTGTGGGGTAGGTTGGAAATTGTTAGGCCTAAGTAGTCGGGCCTACAggggtaaataaataaatta encodes:
- the LOC103413697 gene encoding cell division control protein 48 homolog D — its product is MTDKAESSDSKGTKRDFSTAILERKKAANRLVVDDAVNDDNSVVALHPDTMEKLQLFRGDTILIKGKKRKDTICIALADDTCEEPKIRMNKVVRSNLRVRLGDVVSVHQCADVKYGKRVHILPVDDTIEGVTGNLFDAYLKPYFLEAYRPVRKGDLFLVRGGMRSVEFKVIETDPPEYCVVAPDTEIFCEGEPVKREDEERLNEVGYDDVGGVRKQMAQIRELVELPLRHPQLFKSIGVKPPKGILLYGPPGSGKTLIARAVANETGAFFFCINGPEIMSKLAGESESNLRKAFEEAEKNAPSIIFIDEIDSIAPKREKTHGEVERRIVSQLLTLMDGLKSRAHVIVMGATNRPNSIDPALRRFGRFDREIDIGVPDEIGRLEVVRIHTKNMKLAEDVDLEKIAKDTHGYVGADLAALCTEAALQCIREKMDVIDLEDEEIDAEILNSMAVTNEHFKTALGTSNPSALRETVVEVPNVSWEDIGGLENVKRELQETVQYPVEHPEKFEKFGMSPSKGVLFYGPPGCGKTLLAKAIANECQANFISVKGPELLTMWFGESEANVREIFDKARGSAPCVLFFDELDSIATQRGSSVGDAGGAADRVLNQLLTEMDGMTAKKTVFIIGATNRPDIIDPALLRPGRLDQLIYIPLPDEESRFQIFKSCLRKSPVSKDVDIRALAKYTQGFSGADITEICQRACKYAIRENIEKDIEKERRRNENPEAMEEDVEDEIAEIKAAHFEESMKYARRSVSDADIRKYQAFAQTLQQSRGFGTEFRFADNPSGTTAAADPFATAAAGADEDDLYS